TTTTGTGAACTAAGTGAGCTTCCACCGGATATATTTTTCCCTCAACCGTATGTTCACTAGGTGCATGAAAATGAAATTGGAGCAGTTCATATCGTTTTTCATCAATTTCAATAAAACTTCCGAATTCATATTTTACTTCTATTCCATGACCGTTATTGATTACTCTGAATGGCGTATCTTTATAATTAAACTTAATATTTGATAATTCGGGTTCCTCGGATTTTGTAATATTAATTGGAGACTGCTGATTGCCTATTTTACACGTTAAAAATTCAGAACTTAACTCCCCCCAATGAATCGGGTTATCTTCGCCACTATAAGACCAATGAATTGGATTTGACAACGCGGGATTAGAAGGAGCAGAGCAAAGGATTACTACTGTTAAGAAGAATGCAACCAAAGGCACAAATAATAACTTTAAAGACTTCATTAGATAATTCTATATAGCTACTTAACGATTAGTGAATTTACACAAATGTAGTGATAGTTCAACCTATCTTAGCAATTTGATATTTTTAGGGAAAAACCCCTGTATATATTATTAGCATTATTTTAGGAAAACACCTATATAGAATTCATTATTTTATGTTTTTTTATTTTCCATAAAAAATATTAAATAAATTTAATTTTTAAGATTTGGATTGTACAAGAGAGGCGTTGGGATGAGTTTGTCGCCACGACTTTTTGACCATCAATCTTCTTGCAAGATTTGGGTAGGCTGTAGCCCAGTCCCGCAAGCAGCAGTCACTTATGTTAGGCTGCCAAATAAGACACCAGCAATGCTCAGCTTAAAATTCTGTAAAGTCGGCTGCGAGATTGGTAGGCTGGGAATAGTCCTCAGTGGCTTTAAATTATTCAGGAGAGTAGGACTTGAAGTATCAGAATTCACAGAATTGGCAAGCTTTATTGGGGGGGATTTTAGCCGCAGCCTTGATTCTCCTCACCTTTAGTTCGTTTGTCATTATCAACCCCGGACAAGCTGGAGTCTTGAGCATATTGGGGAAAGCTAGAGATGGAGCATTACTCGAAGGTGTTCACTTCAAACCACCTTTGATTTCAGCCGTAGACATCTATGATGTGACGGTGCAAAAGTTTGAAGTTCCGGCGCAAAGCTCCACTAAGGATCTTCAGGATTTATCCGCTAGCTTCGCCATCAACTTCCGCCTCGATCCAACCAAGGTGGTTGAGGTGAGAAGGAAACAAGGAACGTTACAAAATATCGTGTCGAAAATTATTGCACCCCAGACTCAGGAATCCTTCAAAATTGCAGCGGCGAGGAGAACCGTTGAAGAAGCGATTACCAAACGGGATGAATTAAAGCGAGACTTTGATATGGCTTTAGGTGAACGCTTAGATAAGTACGGAATTATCATACTGGATACCAGTGTCGTTGACCTCGCGTTCTCTCCGGAATTCTCCAAGGCAGTTGAGGAGAAACAAATCGCCGAGCAACGGGCGCAAAGAGCTGTCTATGTAGCGCAGGAAGCTGAGCAAGAAGCGCAGGCAGACATCAATCGCGCTAAGGGTAGAGCAGAGGCTCAAAAACTGTTGGCGGAAACCCTTAAAGCCCAAGGGGGCCAACTGGTGCTTCAGAAAGAAGCCATTGAAGCTTGGAGGCAGGGGGGTGCTCAGATGCCAAAAGTTCTGGTTATGGGTAGTGATTCTAAGAGCAGTGTCCCCTTCCTGTTCAACGTCGGTAATATTCCGGATGAAGCTACTCATCAGTAGCTAGTAGTAGAATACCTCGCGACGTACCTACAAATGAGATTCGAGTAGGATGCGTTGTGCTTAGTTACCCCATCGTTTCTGGCAACACAGCCGGCTGGAAAGAGCAAGCGATCGCGAGTTGAGCGTGTCGCAGTAGAGTATCTTGGTCGAGAGCATGAACGGAATACTGAGGCGTTACCTTTAAGAGCTTCTCTATTCGCGTCTTAGCCGCTTCGATTACAGATTCATCAAGGCTACCATTGCTCAGAGAATCAGCAAAATCTTGCGCGATCGCATAAGTGCGTTCAATCGATGAGGAAGGCAGGTTGCGGGATACAATCAACAGATCGCAACCTGCCTGAAATGTCTGTGCCACGGTGCCCTTATGACTCAACCGCTCTGAGACAGCGTTCATATCCAGGTCATCCGATACCACAACTCCCTCAAAGCCAAGCTCCTTGCGGAGTAAGGTTTGTAAGATAATTGGTGAGAGTGTCGCTGGCACATCTGGATCGATTTGGGGAAATAGGATGTGTGCCGTCATAATCAATGGAATCTGCTCGTTGATCAGCGCTTGGAAAGGGATGAGTTCACGCGATCGCAATTCTTCTACAGTTAGATTCAGTATCGGCAACTCAAGGTGAGAGTCCTGACTGGTATCTCCATGTCCGGGGAAGTGCTTAGCACATCCCAGAATTCCTGATTCCTGGAGTCCAAGGTAGTAGTCGTGGGCCGCTTGTGCGGCGGTTTGCGGAGTAATGCCAAAGGCACGAGGCCCAATGACGGGGTTGAGAGGATTAGAAAAAACATCGGCGACTGGAGACCAGGATACATTGATTCCGAGTGACTGGAGTTCTAGTCCCGTTGCCCGTGCTACCTCACGAGCGAGTTTTCCCAACAAGTAGGCATGAGGAAATCGGGTAATCGGCAGAGGTGGGCGAATCACAGAACCCCCCTCATGATCGAGGGTCATAAACATGGAGTCGCGTTCGCTATATTGTCGGACTTGCTCGCTGAGTTCCTTGAAGGTTTGCAACCAAACTTCATAGGGTTTGCCCATCTGAAAGTTCTTGCCGAAGAAGATTACTCCAACGGGTTTCAGTTCGCTGAGTACACGCTTATCGTCGTCATTTAAGGTAGTACCCGAAACACCCACAATCAGGTGATGTCCAAAGCGCTGAAGTTCTTGCAATACTGGCATAAAGTTTAATTAATAGTTTCTATATAATTGAAAACGGTTCAGGAGGGACTAAGCACTAATGGCAAAGTTTCGGAGACTCAAATTGCTTCCCATACTGGCGATACCAAGCTTGAAGTGCTAACTGATGAATCTCTCGCCATGAGCAATGTTTTAATCGGGCGACCAGAGCACAATCTTCGTATTCCGGTTGTACGTTAGTAATTATTTTTTGAGGAGAACTGTTGCTCCAAGCCACTTTGACTCGAATTTCTCCATACTTCGTCTGCACTTGCTGAATTTCTCTGGATAAAATTGTTCGTTGTTGGGTTAGGCGTCGGATTCCCAAAGTCGTGGTTTCGCGGAATAAGACGGCTTCACAAGCCTCGATATCTTGAGGATGGCAGATGACTGTGAGCAAAATCCCAGGACGAGATTTCTTCATGCCAATCGACTGAGTAAAAACATCCACAGCACCCGCCTTAAATAGAGTCTCAAATACATAACCAATTGCTTGAGGGCTGAGGTCATCAATTTGAGTTTCCAACACCGAGATAGTTTCTATGTTAGAAGGTTGCAGGTCTGTTGGAATTGAAGCTTGCAGGTCTGTTGGAGTTGAAGCTTGCTGGTTTGTTGGAATTGAAGATTGCTGGTTTGTTGGAGTTGAAGGTTGATTGTTAGAAGCTTGCTGGTTTGTTGGAGTTGAAGGTTGATTGTTAGAAGCTTGCTGGTTTGTTGGAGTTGACGATTGATTGTTAGAAGCTTGCTGGTTTGTTGGAGTTGAAGGTTGATTGTTAGAAGCTTGCTGGTTTGTTGGAGTTGACGATTGATTGTTAGGATATTCAGCTTTCAATTTTCCAACTTTCAACTCTTGTGATGATTCCCCAATCCACAGTCGCAGAATATTGGGAATCGGTAACTGGAGGGAACCCGCACCAAGACCAACCCGTTGGATGGTCATCGCAGGCGGGGAACCAAAGCAAGTGGCGAGAGTAACGGTCAGGGCTGCTCCCGTTGGCGTTACCAACTCGCGATCGATACCATTACTGTAAACTGGCACCTGACCGGATTCCCACAACTTCAGCACCGCTGGTACTGGCACGGGTAAGCGACCATGAGCGGCCCTGACGGTGCCTCCTCCAGTGGGGAGAGCCGAACAGTAAAGTTGGTCAATTCCTAACCAATCTAACCCCAAGCAGGTACCCACAATGTCTACAATGGCATCAGTGGCTCCCACTTCATGGAAGTGGACTTGCTCGGGTGCAATGCCATGTACCGCGCCTTCAGCCTCTGCCAACTTGCGAAAGACGGCAAGGCTCCATTGTGAAACTCGTGGCGGTAACGGGGCCGCTAAGATTAATTGCTCAATTTCCGGCAGATACCGTGTTGGGGCATACTGGGTGGCGTGATGAACGTGAGGAAGGTGAGGCTCTAATCCTGAGGTGCAACTTGGGGCGTGGTTATGCCCATGCTCGTGTTCATGGTTATGTTCTTGGGGATGTTCGTGTTCCTGATCAGGGTCGTGATGATCGTCTACTGACGTTAGCAAATCTACATAAACTTTTGTTGCTAACTGTCCGTTGCGGTGAACGCTTTCTACTCGTAACCGATACTCCGACTCAATCCCCAGACCTTTGAGCTTTTCAGTCAAATACTCTAAAGGCACACCTGCCGCCACAACAGCTCCTAGGCACATATCGCCAGAAATTCCAGTCGGACAATCTAGGTACGCTAGTTTGCTCATAGAGTCTTGCTTATGGAAGGGTCAATTACCTTGTCATTCATGAATCGTAACTTTTATTCATGTCTCGTAACTTTTATGATTTGACCGTTGAGAGAAAAATTTTTAATGGCTACTATCTATACTGTCCATCCGGAAAATCCCCAAATACGACGAATAGAGGAAATTAAGGAGGCCCTGCAAAATGGTGCTGTGATGCTATACCCCACGGACACCGTTTATGCGATTGGTTGCGACCTGAATGTCAAGTCAGCTGTAGAACGTGTGAGGCGTCTGAAGCAATTATCTAATGATAAGCCCCTGACGTTTCTGTGTTCTTCTCTATCAGATATTGCCCAGTATGCCTGGGTAAGTGACTCATCTTACCGTATTATGAAAAGTCTAATTCCAGGGCCGTACACCTTCTTGCTCCCGGCAACGAAGTTAGTGCCCCGGTTGGTGATGAATCCCAAACGAAGAACCAGCGGCATCCGCGTCCCTGCTCATCCAGTCTGCCAAGCACTACTGCGAGCGTTAGGAAATCCAATTATTTCCACCTCGGCGCATCTAGCGGATGAGAATGGCAAAACTCCAGTCATTGATTTGGAAAGGGCCAGACTATTCGACGAGTTTGATACTTTGGTAGATATCATCGTAGACGATGGCAACAAACCAGGCTTTCAAGTGTCTACCATTGTGGACATGACCGATGAGGAACCCGTAATCGTGCGGAAAGGTCTGGGATGGGAAGCTGCAACAAGTTGGGCATCTCTGGTTAGCTAATCGAGGGTGTAAAGGCACTGAACTCACAATTTTAGATTTTGGATTCTGGATGATGAAGAACCAGATGCGGCGACAAGCGCGTCGTTTCTTCTGATTAAAACTGGCACGAACCATTAAAGGGGTCAATTTTTAAGCCCTGTCCACGGTTGAAATCGGTATTCTCTAGAATCCAAAACCCAAAATTGGTCGGTTTGAGTGCCTGCAACAGAGTCAGACGTTCTTGTTTCCACACCCGTACTCCGTTCGCCGAAACGTAGACTTCAAGCGGGGAGTAGGGGATTACGAAGGCGTAGAACTCAATTGATCCACTTGTTGAGGTGTCACTGGGACAAACCGCTAGGAGTTTTCGGATGAAATCGGTTCAATGCATTTACATCAAAAGGTTACAGCGTTTTCCATGTCAGTCAGCCACAGTCTTAGTGGCAGGCAAAATATAGTGCTGTGGGAGTTCTGGCACTAACGCACCATTCGAGTTCAGGGTAGCAGCCTACATTCAAAGTGTGGAGAGCCACAGAGGGGGAGTATCCTAGCAGCCACCTCGCCAAACCCTCCCTCTGTTGAGTCTCGTCGCAGTTCATCAATTAAAGTCTTTAGGGGCAATACCATGAACGTCAAAACAGCTAATTCTATCCATCAAACTTCCCAAGGCCACTTCCACGCTCCGGAAATTCTCCCAGGAACTGAATCCCAAGCTCTCAAGGATATGTTACTGGAGGAAATGCGCTCATCCTTCAAGAGCAGTGGTTTGGTATCACACACTGGATTAGATTCTAGCCGCACGCACTCCGTGGTCAACCGGATTGTGCAAGAGGTGGAACGGATTTGCCGCAAAAGCGATCGCATTCAAACTTCCGGTGAAATCCGTTCCTGGCAACTGACACTGGCACGTCATCGCCTACAGAAGTGTCTATCATACTACAAACTGGGTTCAAAGCAAGGTCGTATCGAATTACATAGCCACTTGAGTGTGATGATTTATCGCCATGTGGCATCCTCTCAAGCCCAACTTAGCTTTTCCGCTCGGTACACCTTAATTGAGGACTTCTTGCAAGACTTCTATGCCGAGTCCCTCAAAGCCTTCCGGCGGGAAAATGAGGTGGAGGCCGATTACACCCCTCGCACCCAGATTGAACTTGCCGAGTACATGGCGTTTACCGAGCAGTACGCCAAGCGGCGCATCCAATTGCCTAACCGCAATAACCAGCAACTGATTGTACTCAGAGCGCAGAGCTTTGCTAAACGGCAACCGAGCGAAACGCCCCTGGATATCGAACAGGCGGTGGAGTTTGCCAAGGGAGAGGAAGCACAGGAGCACAGTCGCTCTCCTGCCATGCAGCAGGTCAGATTGCGCCTCGTTTCTGAAACCGTTGACCCCAGTGAGGCTGTGTTGCGCGATCGCGTTGTTGCCGAACTGGTACAGTATCTAGAATCTCAGGGTCACTCCGACTGTGCGGATTACTTAGTCTTAAAATTGCAAGACTTGGCAGCACCCGATATCGACGAAATTCTGGGTCTAACGTCCAGACAGCGGGACTACCTGCAACAGCGCTTTAAGTACCATGTGGAGAAATTCTCTCGCTCCTCCCATTGGAAGCTGGTACACCAATGGCTAGGGGCAGACCTTGACCAAAAGCTAGGCATGTCCTCTGAGCGCTGGGACGCTTTTGTCGGGCAACTCGATGAGCAACAGCAGCAGTTGTTGTCACTCAAACAGGGGCAAAGAACCGATAAAGAGATTGCCAAAGTTCTAGGCTGTACACCAAAGCAGGTACAAAAGCGTTGGACAGCTTTGCTGGAAATCGCTTGGAAGACTCGGAATTCATCCGGTAAAAGTGAGGAATAACGAGTGAGCAAGAATCACTTTCTGGTTAAGAGTTGACGGTGATCAATTAAAGGGGCTAAACTTTCAACTCTTAACTCTTGCTTACTCCTGTACCCAGCCAAACGAAAAGGATTACCTTCATTACAGAATTTCTGCTCAAGCCACTTACACAATTATTAAGTCTCAGTCATTTAACACTTCAAGCCCTAACTTAGAGAGCCTTTGGCAATATCTATGTCCGTAAAAAAATGACGAGTTGGCAACACATCTAGGGTATCTACTGCTAATGAATGCCAAAAGTCAATTACGACTAACTTTTGCTAAGGTTAGGTTAACAATTGAAAATATATATCGCTTACCTGACCTAGGCTGACAATCTCTCTCGATTGAAGGTAGTATCTCGTCAATTATCAACATATCCAACAACCAGCAGGCAGTTATGGTGGTCAAAATTGATCAAGCTTTAGCTTCACCCCAAATAACAGCACAGGATGCACTCGCGCTCAGGCAAGTCTGGGCAACCATTGGGCCAGATAGTTGTCCCTGTTCCTATAACTTTCACATGCACACTATCTATTCCGATGGTCAGCTAAAGCCAGAAGATTTGATCAAGCAGGCGATCGCCATTGGCATCAAAGGACTGGCTATTACCGACCACCACACGATTGGGGGCTACCTCGTCGCTCAAGGCTGGCTGGAATACTTGCATAAGCAATCCACTCCTGTCACACCCTATCCTCACCTTTGGACGGGTGTTGAAATCACAGCGAACCTACTCGGCACTGATGTTCATATCCTCGGCTATGCCTTTGATCCCAAACATCCCGCTATAGAGTCTTATCTCCAAGGCGAAGCACCTCGACATCGCGAAGCTCAGGCGGCAGTCGTGATTGCGGCAATTCAGCAGGCGGGCGGTTTAGCTGTTTTGGCTCATCCAGGGCGCTACCGACGCCCCGCGGTAGAGTTAATTCCCGCCGTAGCGCATTTAGGCATAGATGGGGTCGAAACCTACTACGCCTACGCCAACCCAAACCCCTGGCAAACCAGCCCCATGCAAACGCAGCAAGTCAAACAGTTGAGTGAGGCTTACAATCTGCTGAATACCTGCGGGACGGATACTCACGGGATGAATTTACTCCGGCGTCTATGACGAAGTGAGGAGTGAGGCGTCACGCAGGGATTAGCGGTGAGAAAAACCGCATCGCCTCTTGAACAATCAAAGGTTGAATACAATCACTCAAACCTATCTGAAACAACCAACTGAGCAAGAGTCGCTTCCATGACGGCAGTGGTTTGCCCCGAAACGGTAAATACCAATGCCTCACGATAGACTCGCTGTGCTGCATGATATCGGTAATTCGCTGCACCGCTAGAAACCGTCACCGCCGCACTCGCACAGCGTTGCGCGAGATTAATCGCCCACGCTCGCACTTGCAGGCGCTCTTCCCATGTCTGGGCGTCGGGTGGTAACGCCTGCATCATCGCAGATTGACAGTGAGTGAGTTCGGCGTCGAGAGCGTCAAACGCTTGCTTGATGAAGGGCAGTTGTTTAGCCTGGTAAGCCGCTTCAACAATATCAAGCCCTGCTCTGGCACAGCCCAGGGAATAAAAACCGTGATGCAGAACATTCTTTTTATCGTTCTCGTGAATTGCCCCTATGGGTTTGATAAAGATGACACGCTCTTGGGGTAAAAACCAATGGGTGAGTGTTGCCGTAACAGTATGGGTTGAGGACATGGCTCCCATTTGCATTGGCTCACTAAAGGTAATGGTTCCTCCAGTTTCTTGGACTGTTTCCACAAACGGGACAACACCATAAACCGCCCGACCATCCGGAAGTGCCGCACCCACAATAAAATCCTGAAAGAAGCCAAAACCCGTTACCCAAAGCACCTTTCCTCCCAGGTGATACCCGCCTTCTACGGGAATGGCTTTCATAATCGGGTCACCTGGGCGTCGTAGGTGGGAAAAGCCGATCCCCACTAATACCTCACCCTTGCTCATATAGGGCAGATATTGCTGTTTTAACGCTTCATTTTCACTGTTGGTGAAGAATCCTGCCGCACTTTGGTGTTGAGTTTGGAGAAAATTCAAAGCCCCCGAATAGCGGGGAACGAGCTGTTGGAAGTGGCGATAGGTGATTTCACTCACTTGTGCACCTCCCCAAACTTGGGGAACCCGTAGCGCGAGTAAGGAGCGCTCGCCCATACCCTGGAGCGCCTTTTTTAAAACCTCTGGATTGTCATCAATCTCTGAAGCCACGGGCGCAACAAACTCCCGAAGATAAGCCTCCGCAAGATTTAATAGCGCTTGCTGGTCTTCCTGTTCAATCTTATGAGCAACACCCTGATTCACGGTCGTTGATGACATCTGATATACCGTTTTGCTGTGAGCCCTATATCTCAGAACACGACCATGTCGTGCCCTCTGTGCCTCTATTTTATGAAGATGAAGATTCAGTCCACAACAACCGCAGGCGCTGGTCAAAGCCACCCCGTTCCGTTCGCTTGTGTCTTTGTTCCTTCACTAAGGCTTCGCGTTCAATCCCATACACTTTTAGGATTGCATCAATCACTTCTTGCAAGTCGGCTAACTCGCTCACTAAATTTTCCGGAGTCGCCACCACCGCTTCTTGAGCTTCTTCCAGCAGCTTTTCTCGCAATGCTTGACTAAACTCCGCCTCAGACATCAATGCTACTTCGCACTGCTTCCCTGCTTGGCGAATAATTTCCGGAATACCGTCTCGCACGAGCTTATTGTGTTCTTGGCGCATGAAGAAGCTAGCTCAAAACTGATGAGGACTAGGTAACAGGTACGGCAAAAGAGTAGGCCAGAAGGATGAAAGCAACACCCACAACGGCGCAAACGACAAGGGGGAGTAACTGGGAGAACAGATAGCTGTGAAAAATTCCAAGCATGTGTAAATCTCAAAGACTAAGTAGAGAGTATGAGTTCATGTTGTTCTTAAACACGGCTCACCACCTCTCTCTTTTGTCCCAAATCCGGCGGGAGTTGGCTGTTTCCATAGACTGAGTATATTTACGCATTAAACATAAGTCTAAATCCTTCATGCCTATTTAGGATAGTCTTTGAGCGAATCATTTTAGGCGAATTATTTTTTTAGGTGTCTCAAAAAAGGATTGACGGTAGGGTCAACAAAGTGTATTTTAAATCAAAAAATAAATAAAATAAAGATACGTCTTTGCGGCTGTGATGTCAGACGGGTGAAGTAAAATTCATGGTTAAAATATCAGTAATTTTACCTGTTTATAATGAATTAGAATGCATCAATGAAACCTTTGAAGCCGTTTTAGAATACTCTAAAATTCACACCGTTTATCAATTTATTTTTGTAGATGATGGTTCTACTGATGGCACCCAATATCTGTTAAAAACAAAAATAGCAGAGACAAAGCAAATTTATCCTATATCTCTAATTTATTACGAACAAAACCAAGGTAAAGGTTATGCAATAAAAAAAGGCTTAGAATCAACCTGTGGAGATTATATTTGCTTTATAGATAGCGATTTGGCTTATTCGTTATATCATCTAGATTTTCTGGCTGAGCAATTAAAGTTATTTGATGTGGTTATTGGCTGTAGGAATCTGATTCCTGATAATTTTAAACGAGTAAAACCCATGAGATTTTTGGCAGGAAAACTATTTAATTGGATGACTCAAGGTATACTATCTCTCAAATTTAGTGATGTTCAAGCTGGCTTAAAGGGGTTTAGAAGAGATGTGGCACAGACTTTATTCGAGAAA
This Microcoleus sp. AS-A8 DNA region includes the following protein-coding sequences:
- a CDS encoding carbonic anhydrase family protein, yielding MKSLKLLFVPLVAFFLTVVILCSAPSNPALSNPIHWSYSGEDNPIHWGELSSEFLTCKIGNQQSPINITKSEEPELSNIKFNYKDTPFRVINNGHGIEVKYEFGSFIEIDEKRYELLQFHFHAPSEHTVEGKIYPVEAHLVHKSQDGKLAVVGVFMKEGKLNDFIETLWTHIPTQKGEKLVQGISVNASVLPPDNKSYYSYIGSLTTPPCSEGVSWNVMRTPIEISSEQIAKLTSVYSRNARPVQPLNQRIVKVKNF
- a CDS encoding prohibitin family protein, which produces MKYQNSQNWQALLGGILAAALILLTFSSFVIINPGQAGVLSILGKARDGALLEGVHFKPPLISAVDIYDVTVQKFEVPAQSSTKDLQDLSASFAINFRLDPTKVVEVRRKQGTLQNIVSKIIAPQTQESFKIAAARRTVEEAITKRDELKRDFDMALGERLDKYGIIILDTSVVDLAFSPEFSKAVEEKQIAEQRAQRAVYVAQEAEQEAQADINRAKGRAEAQKLLAETLKAQGGQLVLQKEAIEAWRQGGAQMPKVLVMGSDSKSSVPFLFNVGNIPDEATHQ
- a CDS encoding glycoside hydrolase family 3 protein encodes the protein MPVLQELQRFGHHLIVGVSGTTLNDDDKRVLSELKPVGVIFFGKNFQMGKPYEVWLQTFKELSEQVRQYSERDSMFMTLDHEGGSVIRPPLPITRFPHAYLLGKLAREVARATGLELQSLGINVSWSPVADVFSNPLNPVIGPRAFGITPQTAAQAAHDYYLGLQESGILGCAKHFPGHGDTSQDSHLELPILNLTVEELRSRELIPFQALINEQIPLIMTAHILFPQIDPDVPATLSPIILQTLLRKELGFEGVVVSDDLDMNAVSERLSHKGTVAQTFQAGCDLLIVSRNLPSSSIERTYAIAQDFADSLSNGSLDESVIEAAKTRIEKLLKVTPQYSVHALDQDTLLRHAQLAIACSFQPAVLPETMG
- a CDS encoding DUF111 family protein translates to MSKLAYLDCPTGISGDMCLGAVVAAGVPLEYLTEKLKGLGIESEYRLRVESVHRNGQLATKVYVDLLTSVDDHHDPDQEHEHPQEHNHEHEHGHNHAPSCTSGLEPHLPHVHHATQYAPTRYLPEIEQLILAAPLPPRVSQWSLAVFRKLAEAEGAVHGIAPEQVHFHEVGATDAIVDIVGTCLGLDWLGIDQLYCSALPTGGGTVRAAHGRLPVPVPAVLKLWESGQVPVYSNGIDRELVTPTGAALTVTLATCFGSPPAMTIQRVGLGAGSLQLPIPNILRLWIGESSQELKVGKLKAEYPNNQSSTPTNQQASNNQPSTPTNQQASNNQSSTPTNQQASNNQPSTPTNQQASNNQPSTPTNQQSSIPTNQQASTPTDLQASIPTDLQPSNIETISVLETQIDDLSPQAIGYVFETLFKAGAVDVFTQSIGMKKSRPGILLTVICHPQDIEACEAVLFRETTTLGIRRLTQQRTILSREIQQVQTKYGEIRVKVAWSNSSPQKIITNVQPEYEDCALVARLKHCSWREIHQLALQAWYRQYGKQFESPKLCH
- a CDS encoding L-threonylcarbamoyladenylate synthase; this encodes MATIYTVHPENPQIRRIEEIKEALQNGAVMLYPTDTVYAIGCDLNVKSAVERVRRLKQLSNDKPLTFLCSSLSDIAQYAWVSDSSYRIMKSLIPGPYTFLLPATKLVPRLVMNPKRRTSGIRVPAHPVCQALLRALGNPIISTSAHLADENGKTPVIDLERARLFDEFDTLVDIIVDDGNKPGFQVSTIVDMTDEEPVIVRKGLGWEAATSWASLVS
- a CDS encoding HetZ-related protein — protein: MNVKTANSIHQTSQGHFHAPEILPGTESQALKDMLLEEMRSSFKSSGLVSHTGLDSSRTHSVVNRIVQEVERICRKSDRIQTSGEIRSWQLTLARHRLQKCLSYYKLGSKQGRIELHSHLSVMIYRHVASSQAQLSFSARYTLIEDFLQDFYAESLKAFRRENEVEADYTPRTQIELAEYMAFTEQYAKRRIQLPNRNNQQLIVLRAQSFAKRQPSETPLDIEQAVEFAKGEEAQEHSRSPAMQQVRLRLVSETVDPSEAVLRDRVVAELVQYLESQGHSDCADYLVLKLQDLAAPDIDEILGLTSRQRDYLQQRFKYHVEKFSRSSHWKLVHQWLGADLDQKLGMSSERWDAFVGQLDEQQQQLLSLKQGQRTDKEIAKVLGCTPKQVQKRWTALLEIAWKTRNSSGKSEE
- a CDS encoding PHP domain-containing protein; protein product: MVVKIDQALASPQITAQDALALRQVWATIGPDSCPCSYNFHMHTIYSDGQLKPEDLIKQAIAIGIKGLAITDHHTIGGYLVAQGWLEYLHKQSTPVTPYPHLWTGVEITANLLGTDVHILGYAFDPKHPAIESYLQGEAPRHREAQAAVVIAAIQQAGGLAVLAHPGRYRRPAVELIPAVAHLGIDGVETYYAYANPNPWQTSPMQTQQVKQLSEAYNLLNTCGTDTHGMNLLRRL
- a CDS encoding acyl-CoA dehydrogenase family protein, with translation MSSTTVNQGVAHKIEQEDQQALLNLAEAYLREFVAPVASEIDDNPEVLKKALQGMGERSLLALRVPQVWGGAQVSEITYRHFQQLVPRYSGALNFLQTQHQSAAGFFTNSENEALKQQYLPYMSKGEVLVGIGFSHLRRPGDPIMKAIPVEGGYHLGGKVLWVTGFGFFQDFIVGAALPDGRAVYGVVPFVETVQETGGTITFSEPMQMGAMSSTHTVTATLTHWFLPQERVIFIKPIGAIHENDKKNVLHHGFYSLGCARAGLDIVEAAYQAKQLPFIKQAFDALDAELTHCQSAMMQALPPDAQTWEERLQVRAWAINLAQRCASAAVTVSSGAANYRYHAAQRVYREALVFTVSGQTTAVMEATLAQLVVSDRFE
- a CDS encoding nucleoside triphosphate pyrophosphohydrolase, which codes for MRQEHNKLVRDGIPEIIRQAGKQCEVALMSEAEFSQALREKLLEEAQEAVVATPENLVSELADLQEVIDAILKVYGIEREALVKEQRHKRTERGGFDQRLRLLWTESSSS
- a CDS encoding glycosyltransferase, whose protein sequence is MVKISVILPVYNELECINETFEAVLEYSKIHTVYQFIFVDDGSTDGTQYLLKTKIAETKQIYPISLIYYEQNQGKGYAIKKGLESTCGDYICFIDSDLAYSLYHLDFLAEQLKLFDVVIGCRNLIPDNFKRVKPMRFLAGKLFNWMTQGILSLKFSDVQAGLKGFRRDVAQTLFEKQTIKRFCFDVELIYLAQKMGYTIGEIPAFISSSHSSKISKVNLVKDSLMMFQSLIQIKINDNLGLYEKVYIVEF